Proteins from a genomic interval of Sulfurimonas sp. HSL3-2:
- a CDS encoding thiamine pyrophosphate-dependent enzyme translates to MSEMKKIKNLKEFSTSADRFEGANLLCPGCAHSIIVREVLNATNDDLILSASTGCLEVCTAVYPYTSWDASWIHIGFENGSTAVAGAEAMHKALKRKGRLKQPDRDPKFISFAGDGASYDIGFQWISGCMERGHNIMHVVLDNEVYANTGGQRSSSTPIGSSATTSPAGRKSYGEKQNKKDMVAIMASHGIPYSAQVAPNKWKDMVKKIQHGFSVDGPVFINAMSACTTEWKFDPKDTMAISDLATDSLVFPLYEIIDGHELNITYRPKNIVPVEEYLAAQGRFKHLFKDEYKYLIKEWQERVDKQWAYLQRREEARV, encoded by the coding sequence ATGAGTGAAATGAAAAAAATAAAAAACTTAAAAGAGTTCTCAACATCAGCGGATCGTTTTGAGGGTGCAAATCTTCTTTGTCCAGGTTGTGCTCACTCTATTATCGTTCGTGAAGTACTAAATGCTACAAACGATGATCTTATCCTTTCTGCATCTACTGGATGTCTAGAGGTTTGTACAGCGGTTTATCCATATACATCTTGGGATGCTTCATGGATACATATCGGTTTTGAAAACGGTTCGACTGCTGTTGCAGGTGCTGAAGCTATGCATAAAGCGCTCAAAAGAAAAGGTCGTCTAAAACAACCTGATCGTGATCCTAAGTTCATCTCTTTTGCAGGTGACGGTGCATCTTACGATATCGGTTTCCAATGGATCTCTGGTTGTATGGAACGTGGACACAACATCATGCACGTTGTACTTGACAATGAAGTATATGCGAACACTGGTGGACAACGTTCATCTTCAACACCTATCGGTTCAAGCGCTACGACTTCTCCGGCAGGTCGTAAAAGCTACGGTGAGAAACAAAACAAAAAAGACATGGTTGCGATCATGGCTTCTCACGGTATCCCATACTCTGCGCAAGTTGCTCCAAATAAATGGAAAGACATGGTCAAGAAGATCCAACACGGTTTTTCAGTTGACGGTCCTGTATTTATCAATGCTATGAGTGCTTGTACAACTGAGTGGAAGTTCGATCCTAAAGACACTATGGCGATCTCTGATCTAGCTACAGACTCTTTAGTGTTCCCACTTTACGAGATCATCGACGGACATGAGTTAAACATCACTTACCGTCCTAAAAACATCGTTCCTGTAGAGGAATATCTTGCAGCTCAAGGTCGTTTCAAACATCTTTTCAAAGATGAATACAAATACCTTATCAAAGAGTGGCAAGAGCGTGTAGATAAGCAATGGGCATATCTACAACGCCGCGAAGAAGCACGCGTCTAA
- a CDS encoding 2-oxoacid:ferredoxin oxidoreductase subunit alpha yields MAFDKMELRDIEVWDGNFAAAQAMRQCQIDVVAAYPITPSTPIVEGYAKFLADGYVEGEFVMVESEHAAMSGCIGAAAAGGRVATATSSQGFALMVETLYQASGMRLPIVLNVVNRALAAPLNVNGDHSDMYLGRDSGWIQLDAYNPQEAYDLNFIAFKVAEDHDVRLPCMVHQDGFMTSHTAQGVKTLTDDQAYGFVGEFQPMNDMLDLDHPVTHGVQTEEDWHFEHKARQHRDLMLNVAPKLQAAFDAFEKLSGRKYNMVEKYDMEDADVAVVCMGTSVETAREVAKEMRAQGIKAGVVGLRVIRPFPFAEIAETLKDVKAIAALDRSSPNGAPGMLFNELAGALFNTDTKALLSGYVYGLGGRDLTKAHLVDLFKELQANVDAGKVTTQLQQFIGVRGPKLAFL; encoded by the coding sequence ATGGCATTTGATAAAATGGAACTACGTGACATTGAGGTTTGGGACGGTAACTTCGCTGCTGCTCAAGCTATGAGACAGTGTCAGATCGATGTTGTTGCCGCATATCCTATTACTCCGTCGACTCCGATCGTTGAGGGTTACGCTAAGTTCTTAGCTGATGGATATGTAGAGGGTGAATTTGTTATGGTTGAGTCTGAGCATGCTGCAATGTCAGGATGTATCGGTGCTGCAGCTGCAGGTGGACGTGTTGCTACTGCGACTTCGTCTCAAGGTTTCGCACTAATGGTAGAGACACTTTACCAAGCTTCAGGTATGCGTTTACCGATCGTACTTAACGTTGTAAACCGTGCACTTGCTGCGCCGCTTAACGTTAACGGTGACCACTCTGATATGTATCTTGGACGTGACAGCGGTTGGATACAGCTTGATGCTTACAACCCGCAAGAAGCGTATGACCTAAACTTCATAGCTTTCAAAGTCGCTGAAGATCACGATGTACGTCTTCCGTGTATGGTTCACCAAGACGGATTCATGACTTCTCATACAGCTCAAGGTGTAAAAACTTTGACTGATGATCAAGCTTACGGATTTGTCGGTGAATTCCAACCGATGAACGATATGCTTGACCTTGACCATCCTGTTACTCACGGTGTTCAAACTGAAGAGGACTGGCACTTTGAGCATAAAGCTCGTCAACACAGAGACCTTATGCTAAACGTTGCTCCAAAACTTCAAGCAGCATTTGATGCGTTCGAAAAACTAAGCGGACGTAAATACAACATGGTTGAAAAATACGATATGGAAGACGCTGACGTTGCCGTTGTATGTATGGGAACATCAGTTGAGACAGCTCGTGAAGTCGCAAAAGAGATGAGAGCACAAGGCATTAAAGCAGGTGTTGTCGGTCTACGTGTTATCAGACCTTTCCCGTTTGCTGAGATCGCTGAAACATTGAAAGATGTAAAAGCTATTGCTGCACTTGACCGTTCATCTCCAAACGGTGCACCTGGTATGCTATTTAACGAGCTTGCCGGAGCACTTTTTAACACTGACACTAAAGCATTACTTTCTGGTTATGTTTACGGTTTAGGTGGTCGTGACCTTACAAAAGCTCATTTAGTTGACCTGTTCAAAGAGCTTCAAGCTAACGTTGATGCAGGTAAAGTTACAACTCAACTACAACAGTTTATCGGCGTTCGCGGTCCGAAACTGGCATTTTTATAG
- a CDS encoding 4Fe-4S dicluster-binding protein, with protein sequence MANKGWDEFEIGAMLRSFNGPISDIATTHQEDRDYSENNSFTASVADWRIEKPVFNKDYCIDCQFCWIYCPDISIISRDKKMVGVDMDHCKGCGICVEVCPTNPKSLLMYSEQTDEEEALAAWPSKETGEK encoded by the coding sequence ATGGCAAATAAAGGATGGGATGAATTCGAAATTGGTGCGATGCTCCGTTCATTTAATGGTCCAATAAGTGACATTGCAACAACTCATCAAGAGGACAGAGATTATTCAGAAAATAACTCTTTCACTGCAAGTGTTGCTGACTGGCGTATAGAAAAACCGGTATTTAACAAAGACTATTGTATCGATTGTCAATTTTGTTGGATATATTGTCCGGATATCTCTATCATCTCTCGTGACAAAAAGATGGTAGGTGTGGATATGGATCACTGTAAAGGTTGTGGTATTTGTGTCGAGGTTTGTCCTACAAATCCGAAATCACTACTTATGTATTCAGAACAAACAGATGAGGAAGAAGCACTAGCTGCTTGGCCTAGTAAAGAGACAGGAGAAAAATAA
- a CDS encoding pyruvate flavodoxin oxidoreductase subunit gamma, producing MLEIRWHSRAGQGAVTGAKGLADVVSTTGKEVQAFAFYGSAKRGAAMTAYNRVDDKPIMNHEKFMSPDYVFVIDPALVYTTDVTINDKENTVYIITTHMSTDELVASQPKLAGKKVFTVDCIKIAQETIGRAIPNTPMLGAFMKISEMYDIEFFKENMKRILGKLPQKIIDANMLAIQRAYDEVK from the coding sequence ATGCTAGAAATCAGATGGCACAGCCGTGCAGGACAGGGTGCTGTTACTGGTGCAAAAGGTTTGGCAGACGTTGTTTCGACAACAGGGAAAGAGGTGCAGGCATTTGCATTTTACGGATCTGCTAAACGTGGGGCAGCTATGACTGCTTATAATCGTGTAGATGACAAACCGATCATGAATCACGAAAAGTTTATGAGTCCAGATTATGTCTTTGTTATAGATCCAGCTCTTGTTTATACGACAGATGTGACTATCAACGATAAAGAGAACACTGTTTATATCATTACGACTCATATGAGTACTGACGAGCTTGTTGCTTCTCAACCAAAACTTGCAGGAAAAAAAGTTTTTACGGTTGATTGTATCAAAATAGCTCAGGAGACTATCGGACGTGCTATTCCAAATACACCGATGCTAGGTGCATTTATGAAGATATCAGAGATGTATGACATAGAGTTCTTCAAAGAGAATATGAAACGTATTCTAGGTAAGTTACCTCAAAAAATCATTGATGCAAATATGTTGGCTATTCAACGTGCATATGATGAAGTGAAATAA
- a CDS encoding HAD family hydrolase — protein MTILFDLDGTLIDSTEAILESFHNSYRIFGLPSPKDADIKSLIGHPLDVMYSSLGVEEKIVWDMVDAYKEHYREISREKTILLPYAKEAIELASQHARVGIVTTKTGKYSKILMEHFNVMQHFEILVGREDVTNPKPHPEPIQKAIDFLSVSKDDCWMIGDTRMDLISAKNAGVKSVAVVSEYEAVEELKKHTDIIKTNALEAVRTILDRKI, from the coding sequence ATGACGATACTTTTTGATCTCGACGGAACATTGATAGACTCGACAGAGGCTATTTTAGAGAGTTTTCACAACTCATACAGGATATTTGGGCTTCCTTCTCCCAAGGATGCAGATATAAAGTCCCTTATCGGTCATCCGCTGGACGTGATGTACAGTTCTTTGGGTGTCGAAGAAAAGATCGTATGGGACATGGTCGATGCATATAAAGAGCATTACAGAGAGATATCTAGAGAAAAAACCATACTTCTTCCCTATGCAAAAGAAGCGATCGAGCTTGCAAGCCAACATGCAAGAGTCGGAATCGTCACTACAAAAACAGGCAAATATTCTAAAATCTTGATGGAGCATTTTAACGTAATGCAACATTTTGAAATCTTAGTCGGCCGAGAAGATGTCACAAACCCAAAACCGCATCCCGAACCGATCCAAAAAGCGATAGATTTCTTAAGTGTTTCTAAGGATGATTGCTGGATGATCGGAGATACCAGAATGGATCTGATTTCTGCAAAAAATGCCGGAGTGAAAAGTGTTGCCGTAGTAAGTGAATATGAGGCTGTCGAGGAACTGAAAAAACACACAGATATAATTAAAACTAATGCGCTCGAAGCTGTCCGAACTATCCTTGATAGGAAGATATAA
- a CDS encoding class I SAM-dependent methyltransferase: protein MSEKSTFDNRADSWDSSSMRVQLAQNIYNAIVKEVSLTKEMDVIDFGAGTGLLSRNIALHVNSLLGIDTSKGMLEKLDALEMDNVVSCYGDFCEFKSVKKFDGIVSSMTMHHIKELDKLFEKMHELLKEGGFIAIADLMSEDGTFHGDNEGVHHFGFDETDLFDIAKKHGFKEVRYQKIFEVEKEGKEPYGIFLLTAKK, encoded by the coding sequence ATGAGTGAAAAAAGTACATTCGACAACAGAGCAGACAGCTGGGACAGTTCAAGCATGCGTGTGCAGCTTGCGCAAAATATCTATAATGCGATCGTAAAAGAGGTGTCTCTTACAAAAGAGATGGACGTTATCGATTTTGGTGCCGGAACGGGACTCTTAAGCAGAAACATCGCTTTACATGTAAACTCGCTGCTTGGCATCGATACTTCAAAAGGGATGCTTGAAAAACTTGATGCTTTGGAGATGGATAACGTAGTCTCCTGCTACGGCGATTTTTGTGAGTTTAAGAGCGTCAAAAAGTTTGACGGGATCGTAAGTTCTATGACGATGCACCACATCAAAGAACTGGACAAACTCTTTGAAAAAATGCACGAACTTTTAAAAGAGGGCGGGTTTATCGCCATAGCCGATCTGATGAGTGAGGACGGGACATTCCACGGTGACAACGAAGGCGTGCATCACTTTGGATTCGATGAGACGGATCTCTTCGATATAGCAAAAAAGCACGGCTTTAAAGAGGTGAGATATCAAAAGATATTCGAAGTAGAAAAAGAGGGCAAAGAGCCTTATGGCATCTTCTTGCTGACAGCGAAAAAATGA
- a CDS encoding peptide-binding protein: protein MRYFYLLIIFISLQASTLHLSTSANPSRLNPILATDSSSSEIADFIFNGLVKYDKDSSTIIGDLAKSFYFENNTTLIFKLHKNVKWQDGEPFSSKDVVFTYELINSKNVVSPYTANFRMVKSVEAVDSNTVKVVYKKPYFKALETWMMGILPYHILKDEQNLMNSSFNTHPVGTGAYKLKQLEYSKDIVLSANDDYFLGRPKIDEIIFHVIPDPMTRFLMLKSAKIDVGSLEPMEFERQVDESFFKTFKKYEDIAHAYTYLGFNLRKKKFQDPRVREALSLAIDRDELVDILFLGHARVCTGPFLPTGSAFNKEVKAPKQNIQKAKELLREAGYDEKHPLTFEIATSNSSSVRPYAAQILQYQLHKAGVKVTLRVMEWQAFLNMVVFPRKFDTVLLGWSLSSTPDPYLLWHSDNDKKGGFNFIGYHNKRVDREIEMMQNMVDRDALAHVWQSIFADIVQDNPYLFLFIPNNIAVANKKIKNIEPSPSGIWHNYKDWEMTDE from the coding sequence GTGCGCTATTTTTACCTTTTGATCATCTTTATATCTTTGCAGGCATCGACTCTGCATCTCTCCACTTCAGCAAACCCCTCACGTTTAAATCCGATCCTTGCGACAGATTCGAGCTCATCAGAGATAGCAGACTTTATCTTTAACGGGCTGGTGAAGTATGACAAAGACTCATCCACCATCATCGGTGATCTGGCAAAAAGCTTTTACTTTGAAAACAACACGACACTTATCTTTAAACTCCATAAAAACGTCAAGTGGCAAGACGGCGAGCCCTTTAGTTCAAAAGATGTGGTCTTTACATATGAACTTATAAACTCAAAGAATGTAGTCTCCCCCTATACGGCAAATTTCAGGATGGTAAAAAGTGTAGAGGCAGTCGACAGTAACACGGTAAAAGTCGTTTATAAAAAACCCTACTTTAAAGCACTCGAGACGTGGATGATGGGGATACTTCCCTACCATATCCTAAAAGATGAGCAAAACCTTATGAACTCCTCTTTTAACACCCATCCTGTAGGTACGGGAGCATACAAGTTAAAACAGCTTGAGTACTCAAAGGACATAGTCCTAAGTGCAAATGACGACTATTTTTTAGGGCGTCCAAAGATAGATGAGATCATCTTTCATGTTATCCCCGACCCGATGACCCGCTTTTTGATGTTAAAGTCGGCTAAGATAGATGTCGGTTCTTTGGAGCCGATGGAGTTTGAAAGACAGGTCGATGAAAGCTTTTTTAAGACATTTAAAAAGTATGAGGATATCGCCCATGCCTATACCTACCTCGGATTTAATCTAAGGAAGAAGAAGTTTCAAGACCCTCGTGTGCGTGAAGCTCTCTCCTTGGCGATTGACAGGGATGAACTCGTTGACATCCTCTTTTTAGGTCATGCAAGAGTCTGTACAGGACCGTTTTTGCCTACAGGATCCGCATTTAACAAAGAGGTAAAAGCGCCTAAACAAAACATTCAAAAGGCAAAAGAGCTTTTACGCGAAGCAGGGTATGATGAAAAGCATCCGCTCACCTTTGAGATAGCGACGTCAAACTCGAGTTCCGTGCGTCCTTATGCTGCGCAGATACTGCAGTACCAGCTTCATAAAGCGGGAGTCAAAGTCACGCTTCGCGTTATGGAGTGGCAGGCATTTTTAAACATGGTAGTCTTTCCCAGAAAGTTCGATACCGTACTGCTTGGCTGGTCGCTCTCATCCACACCCGATCCCTATCTTTTGTGGCACAGCGACAATGATAAAAAGGGTGGATTTAACTTTATTGGGTATCATAATAAAAGAGTTGACCGTGAGATCGAGATGATGCAGAACATGGTCGACAGAGATGCCTTGGCACATGTCTGGCAGAGTATTTTTGCCGATATCGTACAGGACAATCCATATCTGTTTTTGTTTATACCGAACAACATAGCAGTAGCAAATAAAAAGATAAAAAACATTGAGCCGAGCCCTAGCGGAATCTGGCACAATTATAAAGATTGGGAGATGACAGATGAGTGA
- a CDS encoding DUF4878 domain-containing protein: protein MNFTKITLLAASGLLFLGCSSAPKDTVTEMYDALSKGDLKKLNEYATEPTIMRFSMGAAMQCQTDTNEYSDTNEFMSACMKDFFSHMRIEDIQVVSETDTTATVIVIENIEGKNFKEHMQLVKVDGKWKVNIGQ from the coding sequence ATGAACTTTACAAAGATAACTTTACTCGCTGCTTCCGGCCTTTTATTTTTAGGATGCAGTTCCGCTCCAAAAGATACAGTCACAGAGATGTATGACGCTTTATCCAAAGGCGATTTAAAAAAACTGAACGAGTATGCGACAGAACCTACGATAATGCGTTTTAGCATGGGTGCGGCTATGCAATGCCAAACGGACACCAATGAGTATAGCGATACAAATGAGTTCATGAGCGCATGTATGAAAGATTTTTTTAGTCATATGCGCATAGAAGATATTCAGGTAGTTTCAGAGACAGATACGACAGCCACTGTCATAGTCATCGAAAATATAGAGGGGAAAAACTTTAAAGAACATATGCAGCTTGTAAAAGTTGACGGTAAGTGGAAAGTAAATATCGGTCAATAG
- the rpsI gene encoding 30S ribosomal protein S9, translated as MANKIYATGRRKSSIAKVWLTPGTGKITINGLSLDAWLGGLEAKKLRVKQPLALTKQDTSVDIVATTLGGGFGGQSDALRHGISRALVKFDASFRAILKPEGMMTRDSRTVERKKPGLRKARRSPQFSKR; from the coding sequence ATGGCTAACAAAATATATGCAACAGGACGTCGTAAGTCTTCAATAGCAAAAGTGTGGTTAACTCCGGGTACTGGTAAAATCACAATCAACGGTCTTTCATTAGACGCATGGTTAGGTGGTCTTGAAGCGAAAAAACTTCGTGTAAAACAACCACTTGCATTAACAAAACAAGATACATCAGTTGATATCGTAGCTACTACTTTAGGTGGTGGTTTCGGTGGTCAATCTGACGCATTACGCCACGGTATCTCTCGTGCATTAGTTAAATTTGATGCATCGTTTAGAGCAATACTAAAACCTGAAGGTATGATGACTCGTGATTCACGTACTGTTGAACGTAAGAAACCAGGTCTTAGAAAAGCACGCCGTTCACCTCAATTCAGTAAACGTTAA
- the rplM gene encoding 50S ribosomal protein L13 — MKFTKIATPEQIDQKWVLIDAEGKTFGRIVTEIATRLRGKDKPCYTPNFDCGDYVVVVNASKAVFKGAGKIAGKEYFTHSGYFGSTKSVKMTELLENNPEKLFKLATRGMLPKTKLGAKMIKKLKVYAGAEHPHTAQIAK, encoded by the coding sequence ATGAAATTTACAAAAATTGCAACTCCTGAACAAATCGATCAAAAATGGGTTTTGATTGATGCTGAAGGGAAGACATTTGGGCGTATCGTAACTGAGATCGCTACTCGTCTTCGTGGTAAAGATAAACCATGTTATACACCTAACTTTGATTGTGGTGATTACGTGGTAGTAGTTAATGCTTCTAAAGCTGTATTCAAAGGTGCTGGTAAGATAGCTGGTAAAGAGTATTTTACTCACAGCGGTTACTTTGGATCAACTAAAAGTGTTAAGATGACTGAGCTTTTAGAAAACAATCCTGAGAAACTATTCAAATTAGCTACTCGTGGTATGTTACCAAAAACTAAACTTGGTGCTAAAATGATCAAAAAACTAAAAGTTTATGCAGGTGCGGAACATCCACATACTGCGCAAATAGCGAAGTAA
- a CDS encoding RecB-like helicase, with translation MMFKNKLAYEASAGSGKTFNLVVRYLSLLFMGASPSKVLALTFTNKAASEMQERIVLTLKELEDRDELSVISDVTGISKDEILKKKKEILEQFLNADVKIMTLDKFFAKILRKFSLYAGLMPNFTTFASQHEQKLFARFLDEISVAFKDETLIDLSLMMDKRVSDIFSLLNELYSKLAEIKKLSFEYAPYKEYEQKALDAFLKIREAVLTCKDASTTVKNAVEGEEFESILSKAWLSRDTLDYSTFKKCFQPFMDSELAVIKENVELYMKAREQSFFSSLFTLLDTYVKSKKALAYEIAELGFDDISALVHELLSSRVDSDFLYFRLDSKIEHILLDEFQDTSVLQYEILRPLIKEITSGQGVHERGSFFFVGDVKQSIYRFRGGVSALFDFVKHDNDVEVEPLVVNYRSQKEVVNFVNSVFRERIKGYKDQSVKADAAGGYVEVVKSDDILQTTLCKLQELIDLGADVNEIAVLTATNGDGQEIEAVLKDAGIDVVTETTTKLINQDVVKALIEYLKYLYFNEDIYKYNFFALLGREEFALAKVDLNALSLKEIVKDAIDRYALFDGEFHLLRFMGMLDNYQDIEQFIFEYERDDTTAAASDLNGVRVLTVHKSKGLEYEHVIVMDRLKKAPPSRAPIIYEYDGIVLHNIYLRMSGRDALDSAYAAALQKEKDLVLEDSLNALYVAFTRARENLFIISKEKDSVFEPLDLAAVSYGTLHVKERKEVKKEQGRPLEYKALRYGIQTEILSVAKEEEDDQRAINFGLALHYYLEMMQEFTQQSTQKAYSAMLNRYGNILDADELQSIQKRVEMLLESEQFLALTEGERFKEKGMLVKGELRYMDLLVKRADGGYNIIDYKSSQSPSEHHVKQVQGYKKAVQEITSSPVNGYLCYIREDEVVIKEIL, from the coding sequence ATGATGTTTAAAAATAAGTTAGCCTACGAGGCAAGTGCGGGAAGCGGAAAGACCTTTAATCTTGTAGTGAGATATCTGAGTCTTCTTTTTATGGGAGCATCGCCTTCAAAAGTACTTGCTCTTACCTTTACGAACAAAGCCGCTTCGGAGATGCAAGAACGCATCGTCCTTACACTTAAAGAGCTTGAAGACAGAGATGAACTTAGTGTCATCTCTGATGTGACCGGGATCTCAAAAGATGAGATACTAAAGAAGAAGAAAGAGATCTTAGAGCAGTTCTTAAATGCAGACGTGAAGATAATGACACTCGATAAGTTCTTTGCAAAGATACTTAGAAAGTTTTCACTTTATGCAGGACTGATGCCCAACTTCACGACATTCGCATCGCAGCATGAACAAAAACTCTTTGCACGATTTTTGGATGAGATAAGCGTAGCGTTTAAAGATGAGACGCTTATCGACCTTTCGCTTATGATGGATAAGCGTGTAAGCGATATATTTTCACTGCTTAATGAACTCTACTCAAAACTCGCAGAGATAAAAAAACTCTCATTTGAGTATGCGCCCTATAAAGAGTATGAGCAAAAAGCGCTTGACGCGTTCTTGAAGATACGCGAGGCAGTGCTTACATGTAAGGATGCTTCGACTACGGTAAAAAATGCGGTGGAGGGCGAAGAGTTTGAGTCTATCCTGTCAAAAGCGTGGCTCTCTAGAGACACACTTGACTACTCTACGTTTAAAAAGTGTTTTCAGCCTTTTATGGACAGTGAACTCGCCGTTATCAAAGAGAACGTAGAACTCTATATGAAAGCCCGTGAACAGAGTTTTTTCAGTTCTCTTTTTACTCTTTTGGATACCTATGTCAAAAGTAAAAAAGCTCTGGCTTATGAGATCGCAGAGCTAGGATTTGACGATATCTCGGCTCTTGTGCATGAACTGCTTTCAAGCAGAGTCGACAGCGATTTTCTGTATTTCAGACTGGATTCCAAGATAGAGCACATTCTGCTCGATGAGTTTCAAGACACAAGCGTGCTGCAGTACGAGATACTCCGTCCGCTTATCAAAGAGATAACTTCAGGCCAGGGCGTACATGAGAGGGGAAGCTTTTTCTTTGTCGGGGATGTCAAACAGTCCATCTACAGGTTTCGCGGCGGAGTGAGCGCGCTTTTTGATTTTGTAAAGCACGATAACGATGTAGAGGTAGAGCCGCTGGTGGTCAACTACCGCTCTCAAAAAGAGGTCGTAAACTTTGTAAACAGCGTGTTTAGAGAGAGGATCAAAGGCTACAAAGACCAAAGCGTCAAGGCAGATGCAGCAGGCGGATATGTCGAGGTCGTCAAAAGCGACGATATCCTGCAAACGACGCTTTGTAAACTTCAAGAGCTAATAGATCTTGGAGCGGATGTAAACGAGATAGCCGTACTTACGGCGACAAACGGCGACGGGCAGGAGATCGAAGCGGTACTAAAAGATGCAGGAATAGATGTCGTGACGGAGACGACGACAAAACTGATAAATCAGGATGTGGTAAAAGCACTTATCGAGTATCTGAAATATCTCTATTTCAACGAAGATATCTACAAGTACAACTTCTTTGCACTGCTCGGGCGTGAAGAATTTGCACTTGCAAAAGTGGATCTGAATGCACTCTCTTTAAAAGAGATAGTAAAAGATGCCATTGACAGATACGCTCTCTTTGACGGTGAGTTCCATCTTCTTCGCTTTATGGGTATGCTGGATAACTATCAGGATATAGAGCAGTTCATCTTTGAGTACGAGAGAGATGATACGACTGCTGCTGCGTCCGATCTAAACGGGGTGAGAGTGCTTACCGTGCATAAATCAAAAGGGCTGGAGTATGAGCATGTCATCGTGATGGACAGACTGAAAAAAGCGCCACCTTCGCGTGCTCCTATCATTTATGAGTATGATGGAATAGTGCTGCATAACATCTATCTCAGGATGAGCGGCCGTGACGCTTTGGACAGCGCATATGCAGCTGCACTTCAAAAAGAGAAAGATCTTGTCTTAGAAGACAGTCTAAACGCTCTGTATGTCGCATTTACAAGAGCAAGAGAGAACCTTTTTATCATCTCCAAGGAGAAAGACTCCGTTTTTGAGCCGCTGGATCTAGCGGCGGTGAGCTACGGTACTTTACATGTAAAAGAGCGTAAAGAGGTGAAAAAAGAGCAGGGCAGACCTCTTGAGTACAAAGCACTGCGTTACGGAATCCAAACGGAGATACTCTCAGTCGCAAAAGAGGAGGAGGATGACCAGCGTGCCATCAACTTCGGTCTGGCTCTTCACTACTACTTGGAGATGATGCAGGAGTTCACGCAACAGAGCACACAAAAAGCTTACAGTGCAATGCTAAACAGATATGGGAATATCCTAGATGCAGATGAACTTCAAAGCATACAAAAACGCGTAGAGATGCTTTTAGAAAGTGAGCAGTTTTTAGCACTGACCGAGGGAGAGCGTTTTAAAGAGAAGGGGATGCTGGTAAAGGGCGAGCTCAGATATATGGACCTGCTTGTAAAAAGAGCTGACGGCGGGTATAATATCATCGATTATAAAAGCTCGCAATCTCCTAGCGAACATCATGTAAAACAGGTGCAAGGATACAAAAAAGCGGTGCAGGAGATCACGTCATCCCCAGTCAATGGATATCTCTGCTATATAAGGGAAGATGAGGTAGTAATAAAAGAGATTTTATGA